One window from the genome of Salvia miltiorrhiza cultivar Shanhuang (shh) chromosome 7, IMPLAD_Smil_shh, whole genome shotgun sequence encodes:
- the LOC130992570 gene encoding probable rhamnogalacturonate lyase B isoform X3, which produces MSTAKLRLHIRERYVAMENAIVRVTLSKPDGIVTAIKYNHMDNLLETANDESNRGYWDLVWSEAGSSGTTGTYDRIAATNFEVVVETEEQIELSFSRKWDTSLQGKLAPLNIDKRFILLRDSSGFYSYAIYERLEGWPGFNLDETRIAFKLKKNKFRYMAMADNRRRYMPLPDDRLPGRGQALDYPEAVLLVDPIDPQFKGEVDDKYSYSGENEEVKVHGWISMDGGVGFWQIMASNEFRTGGSTKQDLTSHMFVSAHYGGEDLVLKFGEGEAWNKVFGPVFIYLNSTNSQPQQDPLSLWEDAKQQALEQIESWPYNFPASEDFPKSAQRGNVTGTLLIKDRYVSDDDVVGNGAYIGLAPPGEVGSWQTEGKGYQFWSRADEEGDFSINNIRIGEYNLYAWMPGFIGGFKHDQNLNITPGCKIDMGKLVYEPARDGPTLWEIGIPDRTAQQFYVPDPNPKYINKLYINHPDRFRQYGLWERYGESYPDRDLVYTVGQSNYTTDWFFAHVPRRKNANSYKATTWQIKFKLEAVEPNGKYYLRLAIASAAQAELQVRTNNPDQNPALFTSGLIGKDNAIARHGIHGLYWLFNVEMPSALFIKGINTIYLTQANATSPFQGIMYDYIRLEAP; this is translated from the exons ATGTCAACTGCAAAACTACGGTTGCACATTCGAGAACGCTAT GTGGCGATGGAAAATGCCATCGTTAGAGTCACATTATCAAAACCAGATGGCATTGTAACTGCAATAAAATACAATCACATGGACAATCTGCTGGAAACAGCCAACGATGAATCTAACAGAGG GTACTGGGACTTGGTTTGGAGTGAAGCAGGAAGTAGTGGAACTACAGGGACATATGATAG AATTGCTGCAACAAATTTTGAAGTTGTGGTGGAAACAGAGGAGCAAATAGAGTTATCATTCTCAAGAAAATGGGATACATCCCTCCAGGGAAAGCTTGCTCCATTAAACATAGACAAAAG GTTCATACTGCTTCGCGATTCGTCAGGGTTCTATTCGTATGCGATATACGAACGGTTGGAAGGGTGGCCTGGATTCAACCTGGACGAAACAAGAATCGCGTTCAAACTGAAGAAAAACAA GTTTAGATATATGGCGATGGCAGACAACAGGCGAAGATACATGCCGTTGCCAGATGACAGGCTGCCGGGGAGAGGACAAGCCTTGGACTATCCTGAAGCTGTACTACTTGTGGACCCCATCGACCCTCAGTTCAAAGGAGAG GTGGACGACAAGTACTCGTACTCGGGTGAGAACGAAGAAGTGAAGGTGCATGGATGGATAAGCATGGATGGAGGTGTGGGTTTCTGGCAGATAATGGCTAGCAATGAATTCAGAACAGGAGGCTCTACCAAGCAAGACCTCACCTCTCAT ATGTTTGTTAGTGCACACTATGGGGGTGAGGATTTAGTGCTCAAATTTGGAGAAGGAGAGGCATGGAACAAAGTTTTTGGTCCAGTTTTCATTTATCTCAATTCTACCAACTCACAACCTCAACAAGACCCCCTTTCGCTTTGGGAAGATGCCAAACAACAG GCATTGGAGCAAATTGAGAGTTGGCCTTACAATTTTCCAGCATCGGAGGACTTCCCAAAATCAGCTCAAAGGGGTAACGTCACCGGCACATTACTAATTAAAGACAG GTATGTGAGTGATGATGATGTGGTGGGAAATGGTGCTTACATTGGGTTGGCTCCACCAGGAGAAGTAGGGTCATGGCAAACAGAAGGCAAG GGTTATCAGTTTTGGAGTAGAGCGGATGAAGAAGGTGATTTTAGCATCAACAACATCCGAATTGGAGAGTACAATCTGTATGCATGGATGCCAGGATTCATTGGAGGTTTCAAGCATGATCAGAACCTTAACATAACCCCAG GATGCAAGATTGATATGGGGAAGTTAGTGTACGAGCCAGCTCGAGATGGACCAACCCTGTGGGAAATAGGCATTCCTGATCGTACTGCTCAACAGTTTTACGTTCCAGATCCTAACCCCAAATACATTAATAAACTTTATATTAATCATCCCGACAG GTTCAGGCAATATGGATTATGGGAGAGATATGGGGAATCATATCCCGATCGCGATTTAGTCTATACAGTTGGGCAGAGCAATTACACAACTGATTGGTTCTTTGCCCACGTTCCCAG AAGAAAAAACGCCAATTCATATAAAGCAACAACATGGCAAATCAAGTTCAAACTCGAGGCAGTCGAACCAAATGGAAAATACTATTTGAGATTGGCGATTGCATCTGCAGCTCAAGCTGAATTACAG GTACGAACAAATAATCCTGACCAAAATCCAGCATTGTTTACGAGTGGATTAATAGGAAAAGACAACGCAATTGCGAGACATGGAATCCATGGTCTTTATTGGCTGTTTAATGTGGAAATGCCATCAGCTTTATTTATTAAAGGGATTAACACTATTTATTTGACTCAAGCAAATGCTACTTCTCCATTCCAGGGAATCATGTATGATTACATACGCCTCGAAGCTCCCTAA
- the LOC130992570 gene encoding probable rhamnogalacturonate lyase B isoform X2: MSTAKLRLHIRERYVAMENAIVRVTLSKPDGIVTAIKYNHMDNLLETANDESNRGYWDLVWSEAGSSGTTGTYDRIAATNFEVVVETEEQIELSFSRKWDTSLQGKLAPLNIDKRFILLRDSSGFYSYAIYERLEGWPGFNLDETRIAFKLKKNKFRYMAMADNRRRYMPLPDDRLPGRGQALDYPEAVLLVDPIDPQFKGEVDDKYSYSGENEEVKVHGWISMDGGVGFWQIMASNEFRTGGSTKQDLTSHVGPTTLAMFVSAHYGGEDLVLKFGEGEAWNKVFGPVFIYLNSTNSQPQQDPLSLWEDAKQQALEQIESWPYNFPASEDFPKSAQRGNVTGTLLIKDRYVSDDDVVGNGAYIGLAPPGEVGSWQTEGKGYQFWSRADEEGDFSINNIRIGEYNLYAWMPGFIGGFKHDQNLNITPGCKIDMGKLVYEPARDGPTLWEIGIPDRTAQQFYVPDPNPKYINKLYINHPDRFRQYGLWERYGESYPDRDLVYTVGQSNYTTDWFFAHVPRKNANSYKATTWQIKFKLEAVEPNGKYYLRLAIASAAQAELQVRTNNPDQNPALFTSGLIGKDNAIARHGIHGLYWLFNVEMPSALFIKGINTIYLTQANATSPFQGIMYDYIRLEAP; encoded by the exons ATGTCAACTGCAAAACTACGGTTGCACATTCGAGAACGCTAT GTGGCGATGGAAAATGCCATCGTTAGAGTCACATTATCAAAACCAGATGGCATTGTAACTGCAATAAAATACAATCACATGGACAATCTGCTGGAAACAGCCAACGATGAATCTAACAGAGG GTACTGGGACTTGGTTTGGAGTGAAGCAGGAAGTAGTGGAACTACAGGGACATATGATAG AATTGCTGCAACAAATTTTGAAGTTGTGGTGGAAACAGAGGAGCAAATAGAGTTATCATTCTCAAGAAAATGGGATACATCCCTCCAGGGAAAGCTTGCTCCATTAAACATAGACAAAAG GTTCATACTGCTTCGCGATTCGTCAGGGTTCTATTCGTATGCGATATACGAACGGTTGGAAGGGTGGCCTGGATTCAACCTGGACGAAACAAGAATCGCGTTCAAACTGAAGAAAAACAA GTTTAGATATATGGCGATGGCAGACAACAGGCGAAGATACATGCCGTTGCCAGATGACAGGCTGCCGGGGAGAGGACAAGCCTTGGACTATCCTGAAGCTGTACTACTTGTGGACCCCATCGACCCTCAGTTCAAAGGAGAG GTGGACGACAAGTACTCGTACTCGGGTGAGAACGAAGAAGTGAAGGTGCATGGATGGATAAGCATGGATGGAGGTGTGGGTTTCTGGCAGATAATGGCTAGCAATGAATTCAGAACAGGAGGCTCTACCAAGCAAGACCTCACCTCTCATGTCGGTCCCACCACTCTTGCT ATGTTTGTTAGTGCACACTATGGGGGTGAGGATTTAGTGCTCAAATTTGGAGAAGGAGAGGCATGGAACAAAGTTTTTGGTCCAGTTTTCATTTATCTCAATTCTACCAACTCACAACCTCAACAAGACCCCCTTTCGCTTTGGGAAGATGCCAAACAACAG GCATTGGAGCAAATTGAGAGTTGGCCTTACAATTTTCCAGCATCGGAGGACTTCCCAAAATCAGCTCAAAGGGGTAACGTCACCGGCACATTACTAATTAAAGACAG GTATGTGAGTGATGATGATGTGGTGGGAAATGGTGCTTACATTGGGTTGGCTCCACCAGGAGAAGTAGGGTCATGGCAAACAGAAGGCAAG GGTTATCAGTTTTGGAGTAGAGCGGATGAAGAAGGTGATTTTAGCATCAACAACATCCGAATTGGAGAGTACAATCTGTATGCATGGATGCCAGGATTCATTGGAGGTTTCAAGCATGATCAGAACCTTAACATAACCCCAG GATGCAAGATTGATATGGGGAAGTTAGTGTACGAGCCAGCTCGAGATGGACCAACCCTGTGGGAAATAGGCATTCCTGATCGTACTGCTCAACAGTTTTACGTTCCAGATCCTAACCCCAAATACATTAATAAACTTTATATTAATCATCCCGACAG GTTCAGGCAATATGGATTATGGGAGAGATATGGGGAATCATATCCCGATCGCGATTTAGTCTATACAGTTGGGCAGAGCAATTACACAACTGATTGGTTCTTTGCCCACGTTCCCAG AAAAAACGCCAATTCATATAAAGCAACAACATGGCAAATCAAGTTCAAACTCGAGGCAGTCGAACCAAATGGAAAATACTATTTGAGATTGGCGATTGCATCTGCAGCTCAAGCTGAATTACAG GTACGAACAAATAATCCTGACCAAAATCCAGCATTGTTTACGAGTGGATTAATAGGAAAAGACAACGCAATTGCGAGACATGGAATCCATGGTCTTTATTGGCTGTTTAATGTGGAAATGCCATCAGCTTTATTTATTAAAGGGATTAACACTATTTATTTGACTCAAGCAAATGCTACTTCTCCATTCCAGGGAATCATGTATGATTACATACGCCTCGAAGCTCCCTAA
- the LOC130992570 gene encoding probable rhamnogalacturonate lyase B isoform X1: MSTAKLRLHIRERYVAMENAIVRVTLSKPDGIVTAIKYNHMDNLLETANDESNRGYWDLVWSEAGSSGTTGTYDRIAATNFEVVVETEEQIELSFSRKWDTSLQGKLAPLNIDKRFILLRDSSGFYSYAIYERLEGWPGFNLDETRIAFKLKKNKFRYMAMADNRRRYMPLPDDRLPGRGQALDYPEAVLLVDPIDPQFKGEVDDKYSYSGENEEVKVHGWISMDGGVGFWQIMASNEFRTGGSTKQDLTSHVGPTTLAMFVSAHYGGEDLVLKFGEGEAWNKVFGPVFIYLNSTNSQPQQDPLSLWEDAKQQALEQIESWPYNFPASEDFPKSAQRGNVTGTLLIKDRYVSDDDVVGNGAYIGLAPPGEVGSWQTEGKGYQFWSRADEEGDFSINNIRIGEYNLYAWMPGFIGGFKHDQNLNITPGCKIDMGKLVYEPARDGPTLWEIGIPDRTAQQFYVPDPNPKYINKLYINHPDRFRQYGLWERYGESYPDRDLVYTVGQSNYTTDWFFAHVPRRKNANSYKATTWQIKFKLEAVEPNGKYYLRLAIASAAQAELQVRTNNPDQNPALFTSGLIGKDNAIARHGIHGLYWLFNVEMPSALFIKGINTIYLTQANATSPFQGIMYDYIRLEAP; encoded by the exons ATGTCAACTGCAAAACTACGGTTGCACATTCGAGAACGCTAT GTGGCGATGGAAAATGCCATCGTTAGAGTCACATTATCAAAACCAGATGGCATTGTAACTGCAATAAAATACAATCACATGGACAATCTGCTGGAAACAGCCAACGATGAATCTAACAGAGG GTACTGGGACTTGGTTTGGAGTGAAGCAGGAAGTAGTGGAACTACAGGGACATATGATAG AATTGCTGCAACAAATTTTGAAGTTGTGGTGGAAACAGAGGAGCAAATAGAGTTATCATTCTCAAGAAAATGGGATACATCCCTCCAGGGAAAGCTTGCTCCATTAAACATAGACAAAAG GTTCATACTGCTTCGCGATTCGTCAGGGTTCTATTCGTATGCGATATACGAACGGTTGGAAGGGTGGCCTGGATTCAACCTGGACGAAACAAGAATCGCGTTCAAACTGAAGAAAAACAA GTTTAGATATATGGCGATGGCAGACAACAGGCGAAGATACATGCCGTTGCCAGATGACAGGCTGCCGGGGAGAGGACAAGCCTTGGACTATCCTGAAGCTGTACTACTTGTGGACCCCATCGACCCTCAGTTCAAAGGAGAG GTGGACGACAAGTACTCGTACTCGGGTGAGAACGAAGAAGTGAAGGTGCATGGATGGATAAGCATGGATGGAGGTGTGGGTTTCTGGCAGATAATGGCTAGCAATGAATTCAGAACAGGAGGCTCTACCAAGCAAGACCTCACCTCTCATGTCGGTCCCACCACTCTTGCT ATGTTTGTTAGTGCACACTATGGGGGTGAGGATTTAGTGCTCAAATTTGGAGAAGGAGAGGCATGGAACAAAGTTTTTGGTCCAGTTTTCATTTATCTCAATTCTACCAACTCACAACCTCAACAAGACCCCCTTTCGCTTTGGGAAGATGCCAAACAACAG GCATTGGAGCAAATTGAGAGTTGGCCTTACAATTTTCCAGCATCGGAGGACTTCCCAAAATCAGCTCAAAGGGGTAACGTCACCGGCACATTACTAATTAAAGACAG GTATGTGAGTGATGATGATGTGGTGGGAAATGGTGCTTACATTGGGTTGGCTCCACCAGGAGAAGTAGGGTCATGGCAAACAGAAGGCAAG GGTTATCAGTTTTGGAGTAGAGCGGATGAAGAAGGTGATTTTAGCATCAACAACATCCGAATTGGAGAGTACAATCTGTATGCATGGATGCCAGGATTCATTGGAGGTTTCAAGCATGATCAGAACCTTAACATAACCCCAG GATGCAAGATTGATATGGGGAAGTTAGTGTACGAGCCAGCTCGAGATGGACCAACCCTGTGGGAAATAGGCATTCCTGATCGTACTGCTCAACAGTTTTACGTTCCAGATCCTAACCCCAAATACATTAATAAACTTTATATTAATCATCCCGACAG GTTCAGGCAATATGGATTATGGGAGAGATATGGGGAATCATATCCCGATCGCGATTTAGTCTATACAGTTGGGCAGAGCAATTACACAACTGATTGGTTCTTTGCCCACGTTCCCAG AAGAAAAAACGCCAATTCATATAAAGCAACAACATGGCAAATCAAGTTCAAACTCGAGGCAGTCGAACCAAATGGAAAATACTATTTGAGATTGGCGATTGCATCTGCAGCTCAAGCTGAATTACAG GTACGAACAAATAATCCTGACCAAAATCCAGCATTGTTTACGAGTGGATTAATAGGAAAAGACAACGCAATTGCGAGACATGGAATCCATGGTCTTTATTGGCTGTTTAATGTGGAAATGCCATCAGCTTTATTTATTAAAGGGATTAACACTATTTATTTGACTCAAGCAAATGCTACTTCTCCATTCCAGGGAATCATGTATGATTACATACGCCTCGAAGCTCCCTAA
- the LOC130992627 gene encoding phosphoribosylformylglycinamidine cyclo-ligase, chloroplastic/mitochondrial-like, translating to MNTSCKANTELSRCISSSINHNLFKIGKDHSTRRLLPFLSKNCKNEIKMRRGTRKGRGVVSMSRTEAAEKSDGLTYKDAGVDIDAGSELVKRIAKMAPGIGGFGGLFPLGDSYLVAGTDGVGTKLKLAFETGIHDTIGIDLVAMSVNDIITSGAKPLFFLDYFATSRLDVDLAEKVIKGIVDGCQQSDCALLGGETAEMPDFYADGEYDLSGFAVGIVKKDSVIDGKNIEVGDVLIGLPSSGVHSNGFSLVRRVLERSGLSLKDNLPGSSLSLGKALMAPTVIYVKQVLDIISRGGVKGIAHITGGGFTDNIPRVFPKGLGALVYENSWAVPPVFKWIQEAGRIEGAEMNRTFNMGIGMVLVMKEEAALRLLGDDHGKNSVYRIGEVVSGDGVSYR from the exons ATGAATACTTCCTGCAAAGCAAATACAGAACTCTCCCGCTGTATCTCGAGTTCGATTAATCATAACTTGTTCAAGATTGGTAAAGACCATTCAACAAGAAGACTCTTGCCTTTCTTGTCCAAGAACTGCAAGAATGAAATTAAGATGAGAAGAGGAACTAGGAAAGGCAGAGGTGTGGTTTCTATGTCGAGAACTGAGGCTGCAGAAAAGAGCGATGGACTTACTTACAAGGATGCCGGAGTTGACATTGATGCTGGCTCCGAGCTTGTTAAAAGAATAGCTAAGATGGCTCCCGGAATCGGAGGCTTTGGAGGGCTCTTTCCATTGG GGGATTCCTATTTGGTTGCTGGTACTGATGGAGTGGGAACAAAGCTTAAGCTGGCTTTCGAGACTGGAATCCATGATACTATCGGCATTgatttg GTTGCGATGAGTGTTAATGACATTATCACATCTGGAGCTAAGCCTTTGTTTTTCCTTGATTACTTCGCCACAAGCCGTCTGGATGTTGACCTTGCAGAGAAG GTCATTAAAGGCATTGTAGACGGTTGCCAACAATCTGATTGCGCTCTTCTTGGGGGAGAG ACTGCAGAGATGCCTGATTTTTATGCTGATGGTGAGTATGATCTGAGCGGCTTTGCTGTTGGCATCGTGAAGAAGGACTCTGTTATCGATGGAAAAAACATCGAGGTTGGGGATGTCCTCATCGGTCTTCCCTCCAGTGGAGTGCACTCAAACGGTTTCTCTCTTGTCAGAAG GGTTTTAGAAAGAAGTGGCCTTTCTTTGAAAGACAATCTTCCCGGCTCGTCTCTTAGTCTGGGCAAAGCTCTGATGGCCCCAACCGTTATATATGTGAAGCAG GTTCTTGACATCATTAGCAGAGGTGGCGTCAAAGGGATCGCCCACATCACCGGTGGTGGTTTCACTGACAACATACCCCGTGTTTTCCCAAAGGGCCTTGGGGCTCTAGTATACGAGAACTCGTGGGCTGTTCCCCCTGTCTTCAAATGGATTCAAGAG GCTGGAAGGATAGAAGGCGCCGAGATGAACCGGACTTTTAACATGGGGATCGGGATGGTGCTCGTGATGAAGGAGGAGGCCGCTCTCAGATTACTCGGAGATGATCATGGCAAGAACTCGGTGTACCGGATTGGTGAGGTTGTAAGCGGGGATGGCGTGAGTTACCGATAA